Proteins encoded within one genomic window of Jiangella mangrovi:
- the fahA gene encoding fumarylacetoacetase: protein MTWLDLADDAPFDAWTLPYGVFSTDGEEPRVGVAVGSWILDLAPLAAVEGLDGSHLFAQRSLNPFLAAGRRAWDAVRGWLLEVVTESPHRDLVEPQLVPLAEATLHRPFTVGDYVDFYASQTHAENVGQIFRPDSPALPAAWKHLPIGYHGRGGTVVVSGTPIVRPSGLRRVGGASGDVEFGPSLKLDIEVEAGFVVGTPSALGSRVPVSSFEDHVFGMVLVNDWSARDIQAFEYVPLGPFLGKSFATSMSPWVVPLAALEPARVSPPPRSPALSSYLRDEGPWGLDLTFEVLWNDRVVARPPSRDLYWTPAQMLAHMTVNGASVRTGDLYASGTVSAPRPDSGSFLELTWNGTEPVTLSDGSRRSFLEDGDTITIRATAPGPGQSRQRLGEVTGTIHPTP, encoded by the coding sequence GTGACCTGGTTGGATCTTGCCGACGACGCCCCCTTCGACGCCTGGACGCTGCCCTACGGCGTCTTCTCCACCGACGGCGAGGAGCCGCGGGTCGGGGTCGCGGTCGGCTCCTGGATCCTCGACCTCGCGCCGCTCGCCGCCGTCGAGGGGCTGGACGGCTCGCACCTGTTCGCGCAGCGCTCGCTGAACCCGTTCCTCGCGGCCGGCCGGCGGGCGTGGGACGCGGTGCGCGGCTGGCTGCTCGAGGTGGTCACCGAGTCGCCGCACCGCGACCTCGTCGAGCCGCAGCTCGTCCCGCTGGCCGAGGCGACGCTGCACCGCCCGTTCACCGTCGGCGACTACGTCGACTTCTACGCCTCGCAGACCCACGCCGAGAACGTCGGGCAGATCTTCCGGCCCGACTCCCCCGCGCTGCCCGCGGCCTGGAAGCACCTGCCCATCGGCTACCACGGCCGGGGCGGCACCGTCGTCGTCTCCGGGACGCCGATCGTGCGGCCGTCGGGGCTACGCCGGGTGGGCGGCGCTTCCGGGGACGTCGAGTTCGGGCCGTCGCTGAAGCTCGACATCGAGGTCGAGGCCGGGTTCGTGGTCGGGACGCCGTCGGCGCTGGGGTCGCGGGTGCCGGTGTCGTCGTTCGAGGACCACGTGTTCGGCATGGTGCTGGTCAACGACTGGTCGGCTCGCGACATCCAGGCCTTCGAGTACGTCCCGCTCGGGCCGTTCCTGGGCAAGTCCTTCGCGACCTCGATGTCGCCGTGGGTCGTGCCGCTGGCCGCCCTGGAGCCGGCGCGCGTCTCGCCGCCGCCGCGCTCGCCTGCACTGTCGTCGTACTTGCGCGACGAGGGGCCGTGGGGTCTGGACCTGACCTTCGAGGTGCTCTGGAACGACAGAGTCGTCGCCCGCCCGCCGTCGCGCGACCTGTACTGGACGCCGGCCCAGATGCTCGCCCATATGACGGTGAACGGCGCCTCCGTCCGCACCGGCGACCTCTACGCAAGCGGAACCGTGAGCGCCCCCCGCCCGGACAGCGGCTCCTTCCTGGAGCTGACCTGGAACGGCACGGAACCAGTGACGCTGAGCGACGGCTCCCGGCGCTCCTTCCTCGAGGACGGCGACACCATCACCATCCGCGCCACGGCCCCCGGCCCAGGCCAGTCGCGCCAGAGGTTGGGCGAAGTGACCGGAACCATCCACCCCACCCCATGA
- a CDS encoding homogentisate 1,2-dioxygenase → MPNNAEKVTEMFYRSVGQVPPKRHTQFRKPDGALYYEELMGEEGFSSDSSLLYHEGVPSAIVDSRIWELPDARTVANHPLKPMHLKPHDLFPGKDWKAFDVVTGRRLLLGNGDVRIAYVAAGESSPLYRNAIGDECVYVEDGEATLETMFGLLHVRKGDYAIIPRATVHRWVPTGDGPLRAYVVEANSHITPPKRYLSRFGQFLEHAPYCERDLTAPAEPFVTEGTDVDVYTKHRGHGPSGLVGSIVTYPTHPFDVVGWDGCLYPYTFNVDDFEPITGRIHQPPPVHQVFEGYNFVICNFVPRKVDYHPLAVPVPYFHSNVDSDEVMFYCGGDYEARKGSGIGQGSITLHPGGHSHGPQPAAIERALGKDYFDELAVMVDTFRPLEIGEAGQQSDDGAYAWSWSGRGPTG, encoded by the coding sequence ATGCCGAACAACGCCGAGAAGGTGACGGAGATGTTCTACCGCAGCGTCGGCCAGGTCCCGCCGAAGCGGCACACTCAGTTCCGCAAGCCCGACGGCGCCCTGTACTACGAGGAGCTGATGGGCGAGGAGGGGTTCTCGTCGGACTCGTCGCTGCTCTACCACGAGGGCGTGCCGTCGGCCATCGTCGACTCGCGCATCTGGGAGCTGCCCGACGCCCGCACCGTCGCCAACCACCCGCTCAAGCCGATGCACCTCAAGCCGCACGACCTCTTCCCGGGCAAGGACTGGAAGGCGTTCGACGTGGTCACCGGTCGCCGGCTGCTGCTCGGCAACGGCGACGTCCGCATCGCCTACGTCGCGGCCGGCGAGTCGTCGCCGCTCTACCGCAACGCCATCGGCGACGAGTGCGTGTACGTCGAGGACGGCGAGGCGACGCTCGAGACCATGTTCGGCCTGCTGCACGTCCGCAAGGGCGACTACGCGATCATCCCGCGCGCGACGGTGCACCGCTGGGTCCCGACGGGGGACGGCCCGCTCCGCGCGTACGTCGTCGAGGCGAACTCGCACATCACGCCGCCGAAGCGGTACCTGTCGCGGTTCGGCCAGTTCCTCGAGCACGCGCCGTACTGCGAGCGCGACCTGACCGCGCCGGCGGAGCCGTTCGTCACCGAGGGCACCGACGTCGACGTGTACACGAAGCACCGCGGCCACGGCCCGTCCGGCCTGGTCGGCAGCATCGTGACCTACCCGACGCACCCGTTCGACGTGGTCGGCTGGGACGGCTGCCTCTACCCGTACACGTTCAACGTCGACGACTTCGAACCGATCACCGGGCGCATCCACCAGCCGCCGCCCGTGCACCAGGTCTTCGAGGGCTACAACTTCGTCATCTGCAACTTCGTGCCGCGCAAGGTCGACTACCACCCGCTGGCCGTGCCGGTGCCGTACTTCCACTCCAACGTCGACTCCGACGAGGTCATGTTCTACTGCGGCGGCGACTACGAGGCGCGCAAGGGCTCCGGCATCGGCCAGGGCTCCATCACGCTGCACCCGGGCGGGCACTCGCACGGCCCGCAGCCGGCGGCGATCGAGCGGGCGCTGGGCAAGGACTACTTCGACGAGCTCGCCGTCATGGTCGACACCTTCCGGCCGCTCGAGATCGGCGAGGCCGGCCAGCAGAGCGACGACGGCGCCTACGCGTGGAGCTGGAGCGGCCGCGGCCCGACGGGGTGA
- a CDS encoding ATP-binding cassette domain-containing protein produces the protein MTNTIVVTDRLTKRYGERLAVSDVSLTVRSGEVYGFLGPNGAGKTTTLRMLLGLVRPTSGTATILGHAPGEPGATSRIGALVEGPGFYPYLSGRDNLRVMGRYQGVSDRAVDEALDRVDLAARGGDAFKSYSLGMKQRLGVASALLGEPDLLVLDEPTNGLDPAGMADMRKLVVDLAQQGQTVLLSSHLLAEVQEICDRVGVIAHGRLLAESTVAELRGASTLLVRAQPVELALAVSMQVAGDDAVQLTDDGVRLELPEERAPELARALVEAGADIHEIRPSERSLEDVFFEMTTDHPDQADHSDQEENR, from the coding sequence ATGACGAACACCATCGTGGTCACCGACCGGCTGACCAAGCGCTACGGCGAACGGCTCGCCGTCAGCGACGTGAGCCTCACCGTCCGCAGCGGCGAGGTGTACGGCTTCCTCGGACCGAACGGAGCCGGCAAGACGACCACGCTGCGCATGCTGCTCGGCCTGGTCCGTCCCACCAGTGGGACCGCGACGATCCTGGGCCACGCGCCCGGCGAGCCCGGCGCGACGTCCCGCATCGGCGCGCTGGTCGAGGGGCCGGGCTTCTACCCGTACCTCTCCGGCCGCGACAACCTGCGCGTCATGGGCCGCTACCAGGGCGTCTCCGACCGGGCCGTCGACGAGGCACTCGACCGGGTCGATCTCGCGGCTCGTGGCGGCGACGCGTTCAAGTCGTACTCGCTGGGCATGAAGCAGCGGCTCGGCGTGGCGTCGGCGCTGCTCGGCGAGCCGGACCTGCTGGTCCTCGACGAGCCGACCAACGGCCTCGACCCCGCCGGCATGGCCGACATGCGCAAGCTCGTCGTCGACCTCGCGCAGCAGGGCCAGACGGTGCTGCTGTCGAGCCACCTGCTGGCCGAGGTCCAGGAGATCTGCGACCGCGTCGGCGTCATCGCGCACGGCCGGCTGCTCGCCGAGAGCACCGTCGCCGAGCTGCGCGGCGCCAGCACCCTGCTGGTCCGCGCGCAGCCCGTCGAGCTGGCGCTGGCGGTGTCGATGCAGGTGGCCGGCGACGACGCCGTCCAGCTCACCGACGACGGGGTCCGGCTGGAGCTGCCCGAGGAGCGGGCGCCCGAGCTGGCCCGCGCGCTGGTCGAGGCCGGCGCCGACATCCACGAGATCCGCCCCTCGGAGCGGTCCCTCGAGGACGTGTTCTTCGAGATGACGACCGACCACCCGGACCAGGCGGACCACTCGGACCAGGAGGAGAACCGATGA
- a CDS encoding histidine kinase, with translation MKKYAPFKVSLLDAGIALFLLFICIAGTHGASAGQDEGRDADVYAYALVVLATLPFVLRSRYPRTVLMVSGAAVLGYLAAGYPYGPIMFTILVVSFTFGYQLPLRTAVRWIGGYWALIAVLSVSRLLDESGDFWRQASAGTIGSLAAFAAPLAIGAALKTRRESQADVRAALARRAVSEERLRMAQELHDSVGHGLAVIAMQAGVALHVLERNPEKVRAALEAIRDTSKSSLDGLRAELQVLRSPVTDAAPRRPVAGLSEVGVLLDRIRAGGVEVTADLSGADGDLPPDVDVAAYRIVQESLTNVLRHAAATRAEVRIRRSDGELLLDVSDDGVGARPRAEPQLTPSSPDGSGTGIAGMRARAEALGGRLQAGPRTGGGFAVHARLPLVPADRQTDMSGSTP, from the coding sequence GTGAAGAAGTACGCCCCTTTCAAGGTCTCGCTGCTCGACGCCGGCATCGCGCTGTTCCTGCTGTTCATCTGCATCGCGGGGACGCACGGTGCCAGCGCCGGCCAGGACGAGGGCCGCGACGCCGACGTGTACGCGTACGCCCTGGTGGTGCTCGCGACGCTGCCGTTCGTGCTGCGCAGCCGTTACCCGCGCACCGTCCTCATGGTGAGTGGCGCGGCCGTCCTGGGCTACCTCGCCGCCGGCTATCCGTACGGCCCGATCATGTTCACGATCCTGGTGGTCAGCTTCACGTTCGGGTACCAGCTGCCGCTGCGGACGGCGGTGCGGTGGATCGGCGGCTACTGGGCGCTCATCGCCGTCTTGTCGGTGTCGCGGCTGCTGGACGAGTCCGGCGACTTCTGGCGGCAGGCCAGCGCCGGGACCATCGGCTCGCTGGCCGCGTTCGCCGCACCGCTCGCCATCGGCGCGGCGCTGAAGACGCGGCGCGAGTCGCAGGCCGACGTCCGGGCGGCGCTGGCCCGCCGCGCGGTGTCGGAGGAACGGCTGCGCATGGCGCAGGAGCTGCACGACTCCGTCGGCCACGGGCTCGCGGTCATCGCCATGCAGGCCGGCGTCGCGCTGCACGTGCTGGAGCGCAATCCCGAGAAGGTGCGCGCGGCGCTCGAGGCCATCCGCGACACCAGCAAGTCCTCGCTCGACGGCCTGCGCGCCGAGCTGCAGGTGCTGCGCAGCCCCGTCACCGACGCCGCGCCCCGCCGTCCGGTCGCCGGGCTGTCCGAGGTCGGCGTGCTGCTCGACCGCATCCGGGCCGGCGGCGTCGAGGTGACGGCGGACCTCTCCGGGGCCGACGGCGACCTCCCGCCGGACGTCGACGTCGCCGCGTACCGGATCGTGCAGGAGTCGCTCACCAACGTGCTCCGCCACGCCGCCGCCACCCGGGCCGAGGTGCGCATCCGGCGCTCGGACGGCGAGCTGCTGCTGGACGTGAGCGACGACGGCGTGGGCGCCCGGCCCCGTGCGGAGCCGCAGCTGACGCCGTCGTCCCCCGATGGGTCGGGCACCGGAATCGCGGGCATGCGGGCCCGGGCCGAGGCGCTCGGCGGGCGGCTGCAGGCCGGTCCACGGACCGGCGGCGGGTTCGCCGTCCACGCCCGGCTGCCCCTCGTGCCCGCGGACCGTCAGACGGACATGTCAGGATCGACGCCATGA
- a CDS encoding response regulator: MIRVAVVDDQALVRMGLATLLETEDDTELAGEAADGRAGVDLVRRTKPDVVLMDIRMPVLDGLAALREITADPLLAQVKVIVLTTFELDEYVFEALRGGASGFVLKDSPPDELLHAIRVVADGASLLSPSVTRRVIEQFSARDVPASAPHPELVRLTEREREIVAWVATGRSNDEIAAELVVSPATVRTHVSRAMVKLHARDRAQLVVFAVQSGLTLP; the protein is encoded by the coding sequence GTGATTCGCGTGGCGGTGGTCGACGACCAGGCGCTGGTGCGCATGGGGCTGGCCACCCTGCTGGAGACCGAGGACGACACCGAGCTGGCCGGCGAGGCGGCCGACGGCAGGGCCGGGGTCGACCTCGTCCGCCGTACGAAGCCCGACGTCGTGCTCATGGACATCCGCATGCCAGTGCTCGACGGCCTGGCCGCGCTGCGCGAGATCACGGCCGATCCCCTGCTCGCGCAAGTGAAGGTCATCGTGCTGACGACGTTCGAGCTGGACGAGTACGTGTTCGAGGCGCTGCGCGGCGGGGCCAGCGGGTTCGTGCTCAAGGACTCGCCGCCCGACGAGCTGCTGCACGCCATCAGGGTGGTCGCCGACGGCGCGTCGCTGCTGTCGCCGTCCGTCACCCGGCGGGTCATCGAGCAGTTCAGCGCCCGCGACGTGCCGGCCAGCGCGCCGCACCCCGAGCTGGTCCGGCTCACCGAGCGCGAGCGCGAGATCGTCGCGTGGGTCGCCACCGGCCGGTCCAACGACGAGATCGCCGCCGAGCTCGTCGTCAGCCCGGCCACCGTCCGCACGCACGTGTCGCGGGCCATGGTGAAGCTGCACGCCCGCGACCGCGCCCAGCTGGTGGTCTTCGCCGTCCAGTCCGGGCTGACGCTGCCGTGA
- a CDS encoding HAD-IIB family hydrolase — translation MKVVATDLDGTLLHSDGTVSPRTRSALARAEEAGATVVFVSGRPPRWIDVLASEVGSHGLAICANGALVYDVRRREVIEEHGLPGDVALEVARAIRASVPGATFAIERRLTFGQEPSFRGTWPAPDGTVVAELEELLAEPVSKLVVTHPSLDAREFVSRAAAVVGSLAAATYSGHAPVLEVSRAGVSKASALATLCAELGVDAHDVVAFGDMPNDVPMLTWAGTSYAVRNAHPDAVAAASHRCASNDEDGVAQVLERLFP, via the coding sequence GTGAAGGTCGTCGCCACCGACCTCGACGGGACCCTGCTGCACAGCGACGGGACGGTGTCGCCGCGCACCCGTTCCGCGCTCGCCCGGGCGGAGGAGGCCGGCGCGACCGTGGTGTTCGTGTCCGGGCGGCCGCCGCGCTGGATCGACGTCCTGGCGTCCGAGGTCGGCTCGCACGGGCTGGCGATCTGCGCCAACGGCGCGCTGGTCTACGACGTGCGGCGCCGCGAGGTGATCGAGGAGCACGGCCTGCCCGGCGACGTCGCGCTGGAGGTCGCGCGGGCCATTCGGGCCAGCGTGCCGGGCGCGACGTTCGCCATCGAGCGGCGGCTGACCTTCGGCCAGGAGCCGTCGTTCCGCGGCACCTGGCCCGCGCCCGACGGGACGGTGGTCGCCGAGCTGGAGGAGCTGCTGGCCGAGCCGGTCTCGAAGCTGGTCGTCACCCATCCGTCGCTCGACGCGCGCGAGTTCGTCTCGCGAGCGGCGGCCGTCGTCGGGTCGCTGGCGGCCGCGACCTACTCCGGGCACGCGCCCGTGCTCGAGGTCAGCCGGGCCGGCGTCTCGAAGGCGTCGGCGCTCGCGACCTTGTGCGCCGAGCTGGGCGTCGACGCGCACGACGTGGTCGCGTTCGGCGACATGCCCAACGACGTGCCCATGCTCACCTGGGCCGGCACCTCCTACGCCGTCCGCAACGCCCACCCCGACGCCGTCGCCGCCGCGTCGCACCGCTGCGCCTCGAACGACGAGGACGGGGTGGCGCAGGTGCTGGAGCGGCTGTTCCCCTGA